The Paenibacillus sp. MBLB1832 genome has a window encoding:
- a CDS encoding genetic competence negative regulator produces MKIERLSQDKIRIFLTFDDLTERGIQKDDMWREIPKVHELFSEMMDQAYSELGFDPSGPLAVEVFALPAQGMVVIVTRGKLDLYASSDAYDEAEEVYEMEVTLEQSDLVSYAFRDFEDLLRVSKVINPLLIEGGTLYSYKGKYILQLEPVDLEETKYQALIAVLSEFGEAASVTQAVLEEYGKTIIADDAVKVLCRHFK; encoded by the coding sequence ATGAAAATAGAACGCTTAAGTCAGGATAAGATACGGATTTTCCTAACATTCGATGACTTAACTGAACGTGGAATTCAAAAAGACGATATGTGGAGAGAAATTCCTAAAGTACACGAATTATTCAGTGAAATGATGGATCAAGCTTATTCCGAGCTCGGATTTGACCCGTCCGGCCCGCTTGCCGTTGAAGTATTCGCACTTCCAGCGCAGGGTATGGTCGTTATTGTGACCAGAGGAAAACTTGATTTGTATGCCAGTTCAGATGCATATGATGAAGCTGAAGAAGTGTACGAAATGGAAGTAACGCTGGAACAAAGCGATCTGGTCTCTTACGCATTCCGTGATTTTGAAGATCTCTTGCGCGTCTCCAAAGTAATTAATCCCTTATTGATTGAAGGCGGTACGCTTTATTCATATAAAGGGAAATATATTTTACAGCTAGAGCCAGTTGATCTCGAAGAAACGAAATATCAAGCGTTAATCGCTGTCTTGTCTGAATTTGGTGAAGCGGCTTCCGTGACGCAAGCAGTCTTGGAAGAATACGGAAAGACGATTATCGCGGATGACGCCGTTAAGGTGCTGTGCCGCCATTTCAAATAA
- the rpsA gene encoding 30S ribosomal protein S1, whose protein sequence is MSDEVKVEDQTQEAQETAVSQAEAEHALNNVPVLKKGATVRGKIVKIDADQAFVDIGYKYDGVIPIRELSSVSVSEAGQAVELGQEVELKVVSINDAKETLVLSKRVVDNAKAWETLQGQLESKEIIEAAVAEVVKGGLVVDIGVRGFVPASMVERQFVEDFSAYKGRTLRLRVKEIDREKNKVILSQKDVLDEEFEANKKKIVEGLQVGQVLDGTVQRLTQFGAFVDIGGIDGLVHISELAWHHVGQASDVVKEGDKVKVQILKLDPSNDKISLSIKATQAGPWSNVENDFKAGDIVTGTVKRLAAFGAFVEVAPGVEGLVHISQIAHRHIGTPHEVLKEGQEVQVKILEINSAEKRVSLSIKETEDAPEAPASAAAPAAGKPERERQPRGDRDRGNSASHQKEIAGNENVSLSNQGMSMTLGERFGEKLAKFKK, encoded by the coding sequence ATGTCAGATGAAGTAAAAGTTGAAGATCAAACGCAAGAAGCTCAAGAAACAGCAGTATCCCAAGCAGAAGCTGAACACGCGCTTAACAATGTGCCTGTGTTGAAGAAAGGTGCAACTGTCCGAGGTAAAATTGTTAAAATTGATGCTGATCAAGCTTTCGTAGATATCGGTTACAAATACGATGGTGTTATCCCAATTCGCGAGCTTTCTTCGGTTAGCGTAAGTGAAGCTGGGCAAGCGGTTGAACTTGGCCAAGAAGTTGAATTGAAAGTTGTTTCGATTAACGACGCGAAAGAAACATTAGTATTGTCCAAGCGTGTCGTTGATAATGCGAAAGCATGGGAAACGCTGCAAGGTCAACTAGAAAGCAAAGAAATTATTGAAGCGGCTGTCGCTGAAGTTGTAAAAGGTGGACTTGTAGTGGATATTGGCGTACGTGGTTTCGTACCTGCTTCCATGGTAGAGCGTCAATTCGTTGAGGATTTCTCCGCATACAAAGGCCGCACATTGCGTCTTCGTGTGAAAGAAATCGATCGCGAGAAAAATAAAGTCATTCTTTCCCAAAAAGATGTACTAGATGAAGAGTTCGAAGCAAACAAAAAGAAAATTGTCGAAGGGCTTCAAGTTGGTCAAGTATTGGACGGTACAGTTCAACGCTTAACACAATTCGGTGCTTTCGTTGATATCGGCGGAATTGACGGACTTGTCCACATTTCCGAGCTTGCTTGGCACCATGTAGGTCAAGCGTCTGATGTTGTTAAAGAAGGCGACAAAGTGAAGGTGCAAATCCTTAAACTTGATCCATCCAACGACAAAATTTCCCTAAGCATCAAAGCGACTCAAGCAGGTCCATGGTCCAATGTTGAGAATGATTTCAAAGCTGGCGATATCGTAACTGGTACAGTGAAGCGTCTTGCCGCTTTTGGTGCATTTGTTGAAGTAGCGCCTGGTGTTGAAGGTCTTGTGCACATTTCTCAAATCGCACACCGTCACATCGGTACGCCTCACGAAGTATTGAAAGAAGGTCAAGAAGTTCAAGTAAAAATACTCGAAATTAACTCGGCTGAGAAACGTGTAAGCCTGAGCATCAAAGAAACAGAAGATGCACCTGAAGCGCCAGCTAGTGCAGCTGCGCCTGCTGCGGGCAAGCCAGAAAGAGAAAGACAGCCTCGCGGCGATCGCGACCGCGGTAATAGCGCTAGCCACCAGAAAGAAATTGCTGGAAACGAGAATGTTTCCTTGAGCAACCAAGGCATGTCCATGACGCTTGGTGAGCGTTTTGGTGAGAAGCTGGCTAAATTCAAAAAATAA
- a CDS encoding DUF5359 family protein — MSEQEPQEYEQLFIRFSAKMERMLIRAVIVCLILLVCVQVLLQNAYIRRHFTRVEPLEGQPYIVAQPSSKERS, encoded by the coding sequence ATGTCTGAACAAGAGCCCCAAGAATATGAGCAACTATTTATCCGATTTTCTGCAAAAATGGAAAGGATGCTCATTCGAGCCGTGATCGTATGTTTGATCCTCCTCGTGTGTGTACAAGTCCTGCTGCAGAATGCGTATATTCGCAGGCATTTTACCCGTGTTGAACCCTTGGAAGGACAACCTTATATCGTGGCTCAGCCGTCTTCCAAGGAACGCTCTTAA
- a CDS encoding polysaccharide deacetylase family protein codes for MKKKKASTLLLTVILLLTACSANQAETSPAATSSSTPAPTVTASPIATPTATPSPTPSPTPAPIPTPEVVQKTYHMNKNYDIVPNDSNGNKKVVLLTFDDGPKEQAMNQSLIDILKKHKAKAIFFMNGYRIKQKPELVKLVHDSGNIIGNHAWDHDNLKDMSNDKIDKQVDDVQQIVKDLIGETPQFFRPPFGSGNDYLKSKIKSNKMLYMTWSNGSLDWDMTNKNNDSNKVIENVLQQLHNGSNILMHELPWTINALDTLLTKLEEKGYSFVDPNAIELEMR; via the coding sequence ATGAAAAAAAAGAAAGCAAGTACGCTTCTACTAACTGTGATCTTATTGCTCACTGCCTGCAGTGCAAACCAAGCGGAGACAAGTCCTGCCGCGACATCTAGTTCAACACCTGCGCCTACAGTAACTGCAAGCCCAATCGCAACACCAACAGCGACACCGTCGCCAACACCATCCCCTACACCAGCACCGATCCCAACGCCAGAAGTCGTTCAGAAGACCTATCACATGAATAAGAACTATGATATTGTGCCTAACGATTCGAATGGCAATAAGAAAGTCGTCTTACTGACCTTTGATGATGGACCGAAAGAACAAGCCATGAATCAATCACTAATTGATATTCTGAAAAAGCATAAGGCGAAGGCCATCTTTTTCATGAATGGCTACCGAATCAAGCAGAAGCCTGAGCTCGTCAAACTAGTGCACGATAGCGGCAACATCATTGGGAATCATGCGTGGGATCATGACAATTTAAAAGATATGTCCAACGACAAAATTGATAAACAAGTCGATGATGTTCAACAAATCGTGAAGGATCTCATCGGAGAAACCCCTCAATTTTTCCGTCCTCCATTCGGATCAGGCAATGACTATTTGAAGTCCAAAATCAAGTCAAACAAAATGCTGTATATGACGTGGTCCAACGGTTCCTTAGACTGGGACATGACGAATAAAAACAACGATTCCAATAAGGTGATCGAAAATGTCCTGCAGCAGCTCCATAACGGCAGCAATATCTTGATGCATGAGCTGCCCTGGACGATTAACGCGCTGGATACGCTGCTAACGAAGCTCGAAGAGAAAGGCTATTCCTTCGTAGATCCCAATGCCATCGAACTAGAAATGAGATAA
- the ypeB gene encoding germination protein YpeB, which produces MYKRLSIVMFPFLVLALIGASVWGYLEHQEKNTILIKAENQYQRAFHDLSFHMDKLHTELGNTLAVNATSEPSYRKGLVNVWRLTSQAQSDITQLPLMLLPFNKTEDFLANMAKFSYRMSVRDMTKQPLTEEEMKTLNTLYNHSTEITNEIRGVQNKVIANNLRWMDVESALASENEVHDNAIIDGFTIVDKKVGGYDELNWGTGSLSVFSKHDVKMLSGDEMTADQIKKKAVEFLGIPDSNGIKVVENGGSAPEFQSFSVVVPSQDSSKNETQLDFTKKGGHLVYFMKTRDVPSAKFNLRQARDIANEFLDAHEYKDLSAISYDQYQNVATITFAKKEKDVTIYPVQVTVKVALDTLEVTGLQATDYIYSQKKREIGTPKMTVQDARKQLNPKLKVTGESLAIIKNDLDEEVLCHEFIGTMNNNIYRIYINADIGMEEKIETIRQDQAEAAKEAKT; this is translated from the coding sequence GTGTACAAAAGATTGAGCATTGTCATGTTTCCATTCCTCGTGCTGGCTCTCATTGGAGCTTCGGTATGGGGGTATTTGGAGCACCAAGAGAAGAACACGATCTTGATCAAAGCAGAAAACCAGTATCAACGGGCGTTTCACGACTTATCATTTCATATGGATAAGCTACATACGGAGCTAGGCAATACACTGGCTGTGAATGCGACTTCGGAGCCTTCGTACCGCAAGGGACTCGTAAATGTCTGGCGTTTAACCAGCCAAGCGCAAAGTGACATTACTCAACTGCCGCTCATGCTGCTGCCTTTTAATAAAACGGAAGATTTCTTAGCGAATATGGCAAAATTCTCTTACCGGATGTCTGTTCGTGATATGACGAAGCAGCCGTTGACAGAAGAGGAAATGAAAACACTGAATACGTTATACAACCATTCAACCGAAATTACGAATGAAATTCGCGGTGTTCAGAACAAAGTAATTGCGAACAATTTGCGTTGGATGGACGTCGAATCTGCGCTAGCCTCGGAAAATGAAGTGCATGATAACGCCATAATTGATGGCTTTACCATTGTTGATAAAAAGGTTGGCGGCTACGATGAGTTGAATTGGGGGACGGGAAGTTTAAGTGTGTTCTCCAAACATGATGTTAAAATGCTTTCAGGCGACGAAATGACTGCCGATCAGATTAAAAAGAAAGCCGTAGAATTTCTCGGTATTCCCGATTCCAATGGTATAAAAGTCGTTGAAAATGGCGGCAGCGCGCCTGAATTTCAAAGCTTCAGTGTCGTGGTGCCAAGCCAGGATTCCTCGAAAAACGAAACCCAATTGGATTTTACCAAAAAGGGCGGGCATCTCGTTTATTTTATGAAAACTAGAGATGTGCCTTCGGCGAAATTCAATCTGCGTCAAGCGCGCGATATCGCAAATGAATTCTTGGATGCGCATGAATACAAAGACCTGAGCGCGATTAGCTATGACCAGTATCAGAACGTGGCGACGATTACTTTTGCTAAGAAAGAGAAAGATGTCACGATTTATCCCGTTCAGGTGACGGTGAAGGTGGCGCTCGACACACTGGAAGTGACTGGCCTCCAAGCGACTGATTACATTTACTCGCAGAAGAAGCGTGAGATTGGCACGCCGAAAATGACCGTTCAAGACGCGCGGAAACAATTGAATCCGAAGCTGAAAGTGACGGGTGAATCGTTAGCTATCATTAAGAACGATCTGGATGAAGAAGTGCTATGTCATGAGTTTATCGGCACCATGAATAACAACATTTATCGCATCTATATCAATGCAGATATCGGTATGGAAGAGAAGATTGAAACGATTCGTCAAGATCAAGCGGAAGCGGCTAAAGAAGCGAAAACATAA
- a CDS encoding CPBP family intramembrane glutamic endopeptidase — MKKFDFKNLRIGKVDINQLTDRTLLLNLYVTQLLTLIIGIIIGLFQSNSKILSALSFHGGWQVLLWGCGFAIVVLGVDLLISRWVPKEVSDDGGINRMIFGNRALWHIALISFIVSICEEVLFRGAIQHAWGPYWTSILFAAIHVRYLQHWLMTGMVFSISYGLGWIYLHTGSLWTPIIAHFMIDMVMGCILRFSKEEDQSSCVQEKD, encoded by the coding sequence TTGAAAAAATTCGATTTCAAGAACCTTCGCATTGGAAAAGTCGATATCAATCAACTGACCGATCGCACATTATTACTTAATTTGTATGTCACGCAACTGCTTACGCTTATTATCGGAATTATTATTGGATTATTTCAGAGCAATTCAAAGATTCTTTCGGCACTCAGCTTTCATGGGGGATGGCAAGTCCTGCTATGGGGCTGCGGATTCGCGATTGTTGTCCTGGGTGTGGATCTGCTGATTTCGCGGTGGGTACCGAAGGAAGTGTCGGATGACGGCGGAATTAATAGAATGATATTTGGAAATAGGGCCCTTTGGCATATTGCACTTATTTCATTTATCGTGTCAATTTGTGAAGAAGTCCTTTTTCGCGGAGCGATTCAGCACGCATGGGGGCCTTACTGGACTAGTATTTTGTTCGCGGCTATTCATGTGCGTTATTTGCAGCATTGGTTAATGACGGGGATGGTCTTCAGTATTAGTTATGGCTTAGGTTGGATTTACCTTCATACGGGAAGCCTATGGACACCTATAATTGCGCACTTTATGATTGATATGGTGATGGGGTGTATACTTCGGTTTAGCAAGGAGGAAGATCAAAGTTCATGCGTTCAGGAGAAAGATTAG
- a CDS encoding lysophospholipid acyltransferase family protein, whose protein sequence is MLYRIGRALFRFIFTVFFRMRAIGMENVPANGAVVLCGNHTSLLDPPFLGTPLRRKVHFMAKAELFEIPVLGSIISKVGAFPVKRGGVSRESIRLAVQLLKDGNMLGVFPEGTRSNAGGMGKKGAASLALKAGAAVVPVAIVGNYSIFRRMTIVYGKPLDLSAYAGSSSEDLELATEAIMTEIRRLHKMTSDA, encoded by the coding sequence ATGCTGTACCGTATCGGAAGAGCCTTATTTCGATTCATTTTCACTGTGTTTTTTCGAATGCGTGCGATCGGGATGGAGAATGTCCCTGCAAATGGCGCAGTAGTTCTGTGTGGAAATCATACAAGCTTATTGGATCCTCCCTTCCTTGGAACACCCCTTCGAAGGAAAGTTCATTTCATGGCCAAAGCTGAATTGTTTGAGATTCCAGTGCTTGGCTCCATTATTTCCAAAGTCGGCGCATTTCCTGTCAAACGCGGGGGTGTGAGCAGAGAGTCCATTCGACTTGCGGTGCAACTGCTCAAGGATGGCAACATGCTAGGCGTGTTTCCAGAGGGCACGAGAAGTAACGCAGGAGGCATGGGGAAGAAGGGCGCAGCTAGTCTAGCTCTCAAAGCAGGCGCAGCCGTCGTTCCTGTTGCCATCGTTGGCAACTATTCCATTTTCCGCCGCATGACGATCGTCTATGGGAAGCCATTGGATTTAAGTGCATATGCAGGTTCAAGCTCAGAAGATTTGGAATTAGCGACGGAAGCCATTATGACTGAAATCCGTCGACTACATAAGATGACGAGTGATGCTTAA
- a CDS encoding rhodanese-like domain-containing protein — protein sequence MEIARIYPQIFLDAVNNKTLGNSVIIDVREPHEWDYYHMEEAKLIPMGQVPHRMGELPVDEDIYLVCAHGVRSMRVAEYLKENGFDRVINVDGGMAAIAMFRGFQYD from the coding sequence ATGGAAATTGCTCGTATTTATCCGCAAATTTTTCTTGATGCGGTGAACAATAAAACGCTCGGAAACAGCGTCATTATTGATGTTAGAGAGCCGCATGAATGGGATTACTATCATATGGAAGAAGCTAAACTTATTCCGATGGGGCAAGTTCCACATCGCATGGGTGAGCTTCCAGTGGATGAAGATATTTATCTGGTTTGTGCACATGGTGTCCGCAGTATGCGAGTTGCCGAATATTTGAAAGAGAACGGGTTTGATCGTGTTATTAATGTCGACGGCGGTATGGCAGCCATTGCGATGTTCCGCGGCTTTCAATACGATTAA
- the prsW gene encoding glutamic-type intramembrane protease PrsW, with amino-acid sequence MEIVPILLAAVAPGLSLLAYFYLKDRYEPEPIHLVIRMFIFGVILVYPTMVLQNAFIGEFGEGTWITSFFLSGGIEEFLKWLLLYHLIFRHPAFDEPYDGIVYAVSVSLGFATLENIIYAFLHASSFSALMLRALLPVSGHALFGVMMGYYMGKAKFVPDKQRRYLWFSLLFPIVWHGTFDYILLIFKTAWIWIMIPLMIFLWLRSIWRVDRANALSPLRAVTIDEKKIKMG; translated from the coding sequence ATGGAGATCGTGCCGATCTTGCTGGCAGCTGTAGCCCCAGGACTCTCATTGCTCGCGTACTTTTATCTGAAGGATCGCTATGAACCTGAGCCTATCCATTTAGTCATACGGATGTTTATATTTGGTGTCATTCTGGTGTACCCAACCATGGTCTTGCAGAACGCATTCATTGGGGAATTCGGTGAGGGTACATGGATTACTTCCTTTTTTCTTTCTGGTGGAATCGAGGAGTTTCTGAAATGGCTGCTGTTGTATCATTTGATTTTTCGACATCCAGCGTTTGATGAGCCGTATGATGGCATCGTTTACGCGGTATCCGTCTCGCTGGGATTTGCTACGTTAGAGAATATTATTTATGCCTTCTTACATGCGTCATCCTTCTCAGCTCTCATGCTGCGAGCGTTGCTGCCTGTATCAGGTCATGCCTTATTCGGGGTTATGATGGGGTATTACATGGGGAAAGCGAAATTCGTACCCGACAAACAAAGACGCTACCTTTGGTTCTCCCTGCTATTCCCAATTGTGTGGCATGGAACATTTGACTATATTTTGCTCATTTTCAAAACAGCTTGGATCTGGATCATGATCCCGTTAATGATTTTCTTGTGGCTGCGCTCGATCTGGCGGGTTGATCGCGCCAATGCACTCTCTCCATTACGAGCTGTCACGATAGATGAGAAAAAGATTAAAATGGGTTGA
- the cmk gene encoding (d)CMP kinase: MDKFNIALDGPAGAGKSTIARLVARALGFIYVDTGAMYRAVTWKVQQEGLRPEQETEVAALANRMKIELIPGEEGQQVFVDGVDVTKAIRSAEVTAHVSQIASYGAVRQLLVALQQQMTVSKGVVMDGRDIGTHVMPDAEIKVFLTASVKERAERRFKELQESGTNTLTLSELEQDIARRDQFDEAREISPLRKAHDAVLMDSTSMTITEVVDEILGLCKNKVGGGK, from the coding sequence TTGGATAAGTTCAATATTGCCTTAGATGGTCCTGCTGGAGCCGGTAAAAGCACCATTGCTCGTTTGGTTGCCAGAGCGCTTGGTTTTATTTACGTGGATACAGGAGCCATGTATCGGGCAGTAACATGGAAAGTACAGCAAGAAGGGCTGCGACCAGAGCAAGAAACCGAAGTGGCTGCGTTAGCCAATCGCATGAAGATTGAGCTTATACCAGGCGAAGAAGGGCAGCAAGTATTCGTAGATGGGGTAGATGTGACGAAAGCGATTCGTTCAGCGGAAGTGACGGCACATGTATCGCAAATTGCCAGCTATGGTGCGGTGCGTCAATTGTTAGTTGCGTTACAACAGCAAATGACCGTTTCCAAAGGTGTTGTGATGGACGGACGTGATATCGGGACGCATGTGATGCCAGATGCAGAAATAAAAGTGTTTCTGACAGCTAGCGTGAAGGAGCGCGCAGAGCGCCGATTCAAAGAACTGCAGGAAAGTGGTACGAATACACTAACACTTTCGGAGTTGGAGCAAGATATTGCACGTCGGGACCAATTTGATGAAGCACGCGAAATTTCGCCCCTTCGCAAAGCGCACGATGCCGTGTTAATGGACAGCACGTCCATGACGATTACTGAAGTCGTCGACGAAATCCTTGGGCTTTGCAAGAACAAAGTCGGAGGTGGGAAATAA
- the serA gene encoding phosphoglycerate dehydrogenase — protein MYKVLVSDPISDMGIQMLYDAADVEVVKQSGLSEDELIAIIGEYDALLVRSQTKVTEKIMTAGTKLKVIGRAGVGVDNIDLEAATKRGIIVINAPDGNTIATCELTFAMMMATARMIPQAYKKTVGGEWDRKFIGVELRNKTLGILGMGRIGSEVAKRAKVFGMEVIGYDPFLTEERAEKMGVKLGTVNEIAAQADFITVHTPLTPETRHLIGKTQFELMKPGIRIINCARGGIIDELALVEAIDQGIVAGAAFDVFEVEPPQKDHPFLNNPKVIVTPHLGASTIEAQENVAIDVSEEVLHILRNEPFKNAVNLPPVPANVLNKLQPYFRLGEKIGSVLGQIAQGAVAEIVVNYAGELIDVDTSPLTRYIVKGIFENQLESINIINAMHLAKSRGVNIVVQTSNTANDFTNLVTVTVKTKQEEKTLAGTLLAGYGERIVRIDQYPVDFAAEGNLLLISHNDKPGIIGRVGTLLGNNQVNIATMQVGRKVIGGSAIMVLTIDKTAPTDVLSELSKQDEIVNVRALTL, from the coding sequence ATGTACAAAGTTCTAGTATCCGATCCAATTAGTGACATGGGAATTCAAATGCTTTATGATGCAGCCGACGTTGAAGTGGTGAAGCAATCAGGTCTATCCGAGGACGAACTCATCGCAATTATTGGTGAGTATGATGCCCTGCTAGTTCGTAGTCAAACCAAAGTAACCGAAAAAATCATGACAGCTGGCACGAAGTTGAAAGTGATTGGCCGCGCAGGTGTAGGTGTCGACAATATTGATTTGGAGGCAGCAACGAAGCGCGGTATCATCGTCATCAACGCACCAGACGGAAATACAATCGCGACTTGCGAGCTTACTTTCGCTATGATGATGGCAACTGCTCGTATGATACCGCAAGCTTACAAGAAAACAGTTGGCGGCGAGTGGGATCGTAAATTTATCGGTGTTGAGTTGCGCAACAAAACGCTTGGTATTCTAGGCATGGGACGGATCGGAAGCGAAGTTGCGAAACGCGCGAAAGTATTTGGCATGGAAGTTATCGGGTATGACCCATTCTTAACGGAAGAACGCGCTGAGAAAATGGGCGTTAAGCTGGGAACTGTAAACGAAATCGCTGCTCAAGCTGACTTCATTACGGTTCATACGCCACTTACACCAGAAACTCGCCACTTGATTGGTAAGACGCAATTCGAATTGATGAAACCAGGCATTCGCATTATCAACTGCGCGCGCGGCGGCATTATTGATGAATTGGCATTAGTTGAAGCGATCGATCAAGGCATCGTTGCTGGCGCAGCATTCGACGTATTCGAAGTAGAGCCGCCACAAAAGGATCACCCATTCTTAAATAATCCAAAAGTTATCGTAACTCCGCATCTTGGCGCATCAACAATCGAAGCGCAAGAAAATGTTGCGATCGACGTCTCCGAAGAAGTGCTTCACATCCTTCGCAATGAGCCTTTCAAAAATGCGGTCAACTTGCCTCCAGTTCCAGCTAACGTGCTGAACAAATTGCAGCCGTATTTCCGTCTGGGCGAGAAAATCGGTTCTGTACTTGGTCAAATCGCACAAGGCGCTGTTGCTGAAATCGTTGTGAATTACGCTGGCGAATTAATCGATGTCGACACAAGCCCGTTAACGCGTTATATCGTCAAAGGTATTTTCGAAAATCAATTGGAATCTATAAATATCATTAATGCGATGCACCTTGCGAAATCACGCGGCGTTAACATCGTTGTTCAAACATCGAACACCGCGAATGACTTTACGAATCTCGTAACTGTAACGGTGAAAACGAAGCAAGAAGAAAAAACTCTTGCAGGTACATTGCTTGCAGGCTACGGCGAGCGTATCGTTCGTATCGATCAATACCCAGTTGACTTCGCTGCTGAAGGCAACTTGCTGTTAATCTCTCACAATGATAAGCCTGGTATTATCGGACGCGTTGGTACGCTGCTTGGTAACAATCAAGTCAACATTGCAACAATGCAAGTGGGTCGTAAAGTTATCGGCGGTTCCGCAATCATGGTACTTACAATTGATAAAACAGCTCCTACTGACGTATTGTCTGAACTTTCTAAACAAGATGAAATCGTTAATGTTCGCGCTCTAACGCTCTAA
- a CDS encoding flagellar brake protein, giving the protein MDEHGIIKASFLAEVQKLLPKVNQILHMQTNSIDEEESKIEYKSRIADVTEQAIIIEIPINEKTGRLKKMYQGDEISAHFLGQGGVKHYFTTEVIGFKEDVIRLIELRVPELSAITQVQRRNFLRVLAELEIAVKLSDQIQFIGVTDDVGGGGISFICEGHIPIGLNAIVSCWVLAPFKNGTIEHIPFSGEVVRVKMTDTGRQLVMIRFAEIADRERQKLIRFCFERQMDFRKR; this is encoded by the coding sequence ATGGATGAGCATGGTATAATTAAAGCATCATTTTTAGCGGAGGTGCAGAAATTGCTTCCTAAAGTCAACCAGATATTACATATGCAAACGAACAGCATTGATGAAGAAGAGTCCAAAATCGAATATAAGTCGAGGATTGCTGATGTGACTGAACAGGCGATCATTATTGAAATCCCGATTAACGAGAAGACAGGTCGACTTAAAAAAATGTATCAAGGGGATGAAATCAGTGCCCACTTCCTTGGACAAGGCGGAGTGAAGCATTATTTCACAACGGAGGTTATTGGTTTTAAGGAAGATGTCATTCGACTCATTGAACTGCGTGTACCCGAGCTTAGCGCGATTACACAAGTTCAACGAAGAAACTTCTTGCGTGTGTTGGCGGAGCTGGAAATTGCGGTCAAACTGTCCGATCAAATCCAATTTATTGGCGTGACGGACGATGTTGGCGGCGGCGGGATTTCTTTCATCTGCGAAGGACATATTCCGATTGGTTTGAATGCTATCGTTTCTTGTTGGGTACTCGCGCCTTTCAAAAATGGTACCATAGAGCACATTCCTTTCTCAGGCGAGGTTGTTCGTGTGAAAATGACGGATACAGGCCGGCAATTGGTCATGATTCGGTTTGCTGAAATCGCGGATCGCGAGCGTCAGAAACTGATTCGATTCTGCTTCGAAAGGCAAATGGATTTCCGTAAACGCTAA